In a genomic window of Clavelina lepadiformis chromosome 7, kaClaLepa1.1, whole genome shotgun sequence:
- the LOC143466183 gene encoding zinc finger BED domain-containing protein 5-like translates to MNRETSIRPRKRKYCEEFLKYGFTFIVDAGIEKPQCVICNTIMSAESMKPNKMKRHFDAKHPNFAGKDVQYFKNKADCVQKNRLDSGGKYQQQNVAAIEASYLVALRIAKAKKPHTIAEELLLPATKDIVRVMLGAEYVNKLNTISLSNNTVSRRIDDMSADIMEQVIQEMKSAPLGIFSIQLDESTDVANCSQLLVYVRYIYEGDFKDEFLFCKPLETTTTARDVFDTVGSFLQNHGIPWENVCGVCTDGAPAMLGCRSGFQRLVINASPKAIGTHCMIHRQVLATKTLPQEFQDTMKSVVSVVNFVKASASNSRLFSKVCSELDASNNVLLFHTSVRWLSRGKVLKRVFDLRDELKTFFNQKSKPQFEALFGEKNQLHKIAYLVDIFAILNELNLSLQGPNATCLDLSEKIRAFKLKLQLWQKKLDENRIYMLPNLSAFFEENDIEQETMNRTILSVKEHFKILEEEISRYFPNLPDTPFALARSPFTIRVEDVPENAQEEFIELITSDAAKTDFSSMSVTKFWIKSLQSYPVLSEIALRLILPFPTTYLCETGFSSLLVIKSKYRSRLDAEDDLRCALAKTAPRISDLAKKKQAQPSH, encoded by the coding sequence ATGAATCGAGAGACAAGTATTAGGCCTaggaaaagaaaatattgtgaGGAATTTTTGAAGTATGGATTTACTTTCATAGTTGACGCAGGAATTGAAAAGCCACAATGTGTCATTTGCAACACAATTATGTCAGCCGAATCGATGAAGCCCAACAAAATGAAACGCCATTTTGACGCTAAGCATCCAAACTTTGCGGGCAAGGATGTCCAGTATTTTAAGAACAAAGCTGATTGTGTCCAAAAAAACAGGCTGGATTCTGGCGGCAAGTACCAACAGCAAAATGTGGCAGCCATTGAAGCTTCATATTTGGTGGCTCTCAGAATCGCCAAAGCCAAGAAACCTCACACCATTGCCGAGGAGTTGCTGCTGCCAGCAACCAAAGACATTGTTCGAGTTATGCTTGGAGCTGAATATGTTAACAAACTGAATACAATATCCTTGTCTAATAACACCGTCAGTAGAAGAATAGACGACATGTCTGCTGATATTATGGAGCAAGTAATCCAGGAAATGAAATCAGCTCCACTTGGAATATTTAGTATCCAGCTTGATGAATCAACAGATGTGGCAAACTGTTCTCAGTTACTGGTTTACGTGAGGTACATTTATGAAGGTGATTTCAAAGATgagtttcttttttgcaaACCACTTGAAACGACAACTACTGCACGCGATGTCTTTGACACAGTTGGATCATTTCTGCAAAATCATGGCATTCCTTGGGAAAATGTTTGTGGTGTTTGCACAGACGGTGCTCCAGCAATGCTGGGATGTAGGTCTGGATTTCAACGTTTGGTAATCAATGCATCACCGAAAGCCATCGGAACTCACTGTATGATTCATCGACAAGTGTTAGCAACGAAGACTTTGCCACAAGAATTCCAAGATACAATGAAAAGCGTTGTAAGTGTCGtgaattttgtaaaagctAGTGCTTCAAACAGCCGcctattttcaaaagtttgcaGTGAGTTGGATGCATCCAATAATGTTCTGTTATTTCACACTAGTGTGAGATGGTTGTCCAGAGGCAAAGTTTTGAAACGTGTTTTTGATCTTCGTGAtgaattgaaaacattttttaatcaaaaatctAAACCACAGTTTGAAGCACTTTTCGGCGAAAAAAACCAACTTCACAAAATTGCTTACTTGGTTGACATCTTTGCAATCTTAAATGAGTTAAATTTGTCTCTCCAAGGACCAAATGCAACATGCCTAGATTTGTCAGAAAAGATCCGAGCATTCAAGTTGAAACTTCAACTTTGGCAAAAAAAATTGGATGAAAATAGAATTTACATGTTGCCGAACTTATCTGCTTTCTTTGAGGAAAATGATATTGAACAGGAAACAATGAATAGAACAATACTTTCTGTCAAAGAACACTTCAAAATTCTTGAAGAAGAAATTTCAAGATATTTTCCTAATTTACCTGACACACCATTTGCACTTGCTAGAAGCCCATTCACCATCAGAGTTGAAGATGTTCCTGAGAATGCACAAGAGGAGTTCATTGAACTCATTACCAGTGATGCAGCAAAAACTGATTTTTCTTCAATGTCAGTTACCAAATTTTGGATCAAGAGTTTGCAGTCATATCCCGTTCTGTCTGAGATCGCATTGCGCCTGATTCTTCCTTTTCCAACAACATACCTTTGTGAAACAGGCTTTTCAAGCTTGTTGGTTATCAAATCTAAATACAGGAGCAGACTTGATGCAGAAGATGATCTGCGTTGTGCTCTTGCAAAGACTGCTCCAAGGATTTCAGATCTGGCTAAAAAGAAGCAAGCACAGCCTTCTCACTGA
- the LOC143466117 gene encoding sodium/potassium-transporting ATPase subunit beta-1-like: MSDESIASSDEDVSCVAACWSGFTTEMRNFRKLLWDPTTKTVFGRGGKSWGKILAFFTVYYFVLAAFFAGALSIVLGILDPYVPRFQTRLQAPGLTIQPRLPSREALTSDIRFTVSDPDSYAQYTTQLKEFLKQYDTQNDTQYFQPSCTNGKVQIYQGFAEGDIAKSCPFNTADLGPCSSGEFGYDEGKPCIYVKVNRIINWYPVGFTDLTAQQATYNEVSRAPSLTDVLKVTGRPYDPYRMYISCYGWSDKDKMHLNGESSAVSTNTKYYPADNGIPFMYYPYYGKLRQPKLVTPVVAVQFTNVTKGEKIKVTCKAYARNIEDNERMSIGYYSFPLKID, translated from the exons ATGTCTGATGAAAGTATTGCCTCTAGTGATGAAGATGTTTCTTGTGTGGCTGCCTGTTGGAGTGGCTTTACAACCGAAATGAGAAATTTCCGGAAACTTCTTTGGGATCCGACAACGAAAACTGTCTTTGGGCGTGGCGGAAAAAGTTGGG GCAAAATTCTCGCGTTCTTCACCGTATATTATTTCGTTCTGGCCGCATTCTTTGCTGGCGCCCTTTCAATTGTGCTGGGAATTTTGGATCCGTATGTACCCCGATTTCAAACAAGATTACAGGCACCAG GACTCACCATACAACCAAGGCTACCATCCAGAGAAGCATTAACTTCGGACATACGTTTCACAGTTAGTGATCCCGATAGTTACGCCCAGTACACCACCCAATTAAAAGAGTTTTTGAAAC AATACGATACTCAAAACGACACACAATATTTCCAACCAAGCTGCACCAACGGTAAGGTACAAATCTATCAGGGCTTTGCTGAAGGCGACATAGCGAAATCTTGTCCATTTAACACCGCTGATCTTGGTCCGTGTAGTAGTGGAGAGTTCGGTTATGATGAAGGCAAACCGTGTATTTATGTCAAAGTCAACAGG ATAATAAACTGGTATCCGGTGGGGTTCACTGACCTTACAGCACAGCAAGCCACATACAACGAGGTATCGAGGGCGCCGTCTTTAACAGATGTTCTTAAGGTCACCGGTCGTCCTTACGACCCTTATCGAATGTACATCAGTTGCTACGGCTGG AGCGATAAAGACAAAATGCATCTGAACGGGGAAAGCAGCGCAGTTAGCACAAACACGAAGTACTATCCTGCAGACAACGGCATACCATTCATGTACTATCCATATTACGGGAAGCTAAGACAGCCCAAACTCGTCACTCCTGTAGTTGCTGTACAATTTACAAACGTCACG AAAGGTGAGAAGATAAAAGTTACGTGCAAGGCCTATGCACGAAATATTGAAGACAATGAACGTATGAGCATCGGTTACTATTCTTTCCCCTTGAAGATTGATTAA